The nucleotide window GAAACGCGGCTTGAAATTCATCGAGGATTTAGGGCTCAATTATAAATTAGGAAAATCACTTTATTCTGAATATGGCTATCTAGCCGGCAATGATGAGGATAGATTAGCCGACCTTCATGATATGTTCCGTGATGACGAAGTAAAAGGAATAATCTGTGCTGGCGGCGGTTATGGCACAGCGCGAATTGCATCAGCGATAGACTATGATGTTATGAAAAATAATCCTAAAATCTTTTGGGGCTACAGCGACATTACATTCTTGCATACTGCAATCAGGCAGCAGGCACGACTGGTAACTTTCCATGGTCCAATGCTTGCTTCGGATATTGGAAAAGAAGAAGCTCATCAAATTTCCAAGGATACATTCCAGCAATTGTTTACACCAGCTGTGCTGAATTATTCCAATGATCTTTCGCAGATTGAAGAACTGGTCCCGGGATCAGCAGAAGGATCATTAGTTGGCGGTAACCTCTCGCTACTTTCCAGCTCTATGGGCACACCATTTGAAATTGAAACAGAAGGTAAGATTCTACTTATTGAAGACATTAATGAAGAGCCACGGGCTGTAGACAGGATGCTGAATCAGCTGTATATGGCTGGCAAGCTGCAGGAATCAGCCGGAATCATTGTCGGTGACTTTAATAACTGCGTACCTGAAAGAGAACTGTCTTTAACTCTGGAAGAAGTGATAGACCATTACATTAAACTTGCCGGTAAACCAGCCCTCAAAGGATTTAAAATGGGGCATTGCTCCCCTCACATTGGTGTGCCGCTCGGGGTGGCTGCATCCATGAAAACAAAAGAAAAAACGTTATTTGTTGAAAGCGGGATCAAATAGAACCAAAGGAGATAAGAGTTATGATTATTGAAAA belongs to Mesobacillus subterraneus and includes:
- a CDS encoding S66 peptidase family protein, which gives rise to MPIKPERLKKGDTVAVIAPASPPNKENLKRGLKFIEDLGLNYKLGKSLYSEYGYLAGNDEDRLADLHDMFRDDEVKGIICAGGGYGTARIASAIDYDVMKNNPKIFWGYSDITFLHTAIRQQARLVTFHGPMLASDIGKEEAHQISKDTFQQLFTPAVLNYSNDLSQIEELVPGSAEGSLVGGNLSLLSSSMGTPFEIETEGKILLIEDINEEPRAVDRMLNQLYMAGKLQESAGIIVGDFNNCVPERELSLTLEEVIDHYIKLAGKPALKGFKMGHCSPHIGVPLGVAASMKTKEKTLFVESGIK